The sequence GGCCGGCGTCGCGCATCAGCCCGGCCGCGTCCATGTGCGATTCGAAGCTCTGGCGGGCCTGCGATTCGGCCTCCTGGTCGCCGCGCTCGTCGGCCGCCCAGGTGAGGCCCATGACCATGTCCACGGAGACGATCTCGGCGAGCGGCGGGCGCAGGGCGAAGCCCTCGATGTAGCTGTCGAAGCGGCGCGCGAGCGCGAGGGCCGTGTCGAAGGTCGACCCCATCAGCTCGTGCGGCGCGGTCGGGACGAGAACGGTCTTCATGCGCGGGCCCCCTGTCGCCGGTTCGGCCCCGCCATCCTTGCCTCAACCGCCGCGCCTCGCAACCGCCCTTTCGCGCAGGGCGGGTGTGGGATCGTTCCGGCGCGCGGCGGGAGCCTCACCCGTCCTCGCCGTCGATCGCGCCGTCGACCACTTGCCGCGCCACGCCGTAGGGAAAGCCGGCGCGGGCGAGGCGGGCGATGTCCTTGTCGCGATTCTCGGCGCGGGCCGCCGTGCGGTAGGGCCCGAGGCGGCGGCGCCTGGCGAGCGCCCACGCCGCCTCCCGCTCCGGATCGGCGTCGGGATCGTCCTCGGCCCGCGCCTGCGCATCGCGCGCGAGCGCCGCGCCGACGGTCTCGGCGTCGACGCCCTTGGCCGCGAGCTTCGCCGCGATCGCCCGTCGCGAGCCGCCCCGGCGCCGCAGCGAGGCGACCCGCGCCTCGGTATAGGCCGTATCGTCGACGAGCCCCGACGCCGCCGCCCGCGCCACCGCCTCCTCGACCAGGGCGAGGGCGGCCTCCGGCTCCTCCCCCCGCAGCCGACAGCGCCGCTCGACCTTGCGCGCGAGCACACGCCGCAGGTTCTCGGCGCTGGAGGCGTAGCGCTCGAGATAGGCGAGCGCCATGCGATCGAGCACGGCCCGGGTGACCGGGCGCGGGGGCTTGCGGGGCGAGGCGGGATCGGCGGGGGAGGACATGGAGCGGGTCTAGCCGGCGAGGCACCGCCTTGCAAAGGCCGGCTGCTTAGCCGGCTGATGTCATCGACGCGCCGAAAGCCCGCGGAAGCGTCGTCACGGAAAGCTTTGCATCCGGGCTCTTCTTGCGCTTGCTATGCGTTGCAACAGGCACGAAAGACCCGGAGACGCCCATGACACCCGCGGACGCGCCCCTGCCGCAGCCCGCGCCCGCCGCCGAGGCGGCCGCCGCCGATGCGCCGACGGGCCCCGAGCGCGAGATCGAGCTGAAGCTCGAGCTCGCCCCGGCGGACTGGAAACGGCTGTCGCGCCACGCCGTCCTGAAGGAGGCGCAGGCCGGCCCCGCCAAGAACAAGCGGATGGAGGCGACCTATTTCGACACGCCCGACCAGCGCCTGCGGGCGAAGGGCGTGTCGCTGCGCGTGCGCCGCATCGGCAAGGCCCGCATCCAGACGGCCAAGGCCGCGGACGGCCCGGCGGCGGGCCTGTTCGATCGGGCGGAATACGAGGCGACGGTCGGCGGGGACGCCCCCGATCTCGCGCTGCTCGACGCGACGCCGCTCGCGCCGCTCTTCGCCAAGCGCAAGATCCGCGAGGGGCTCGCGCCGGCCTTCGCCGTCTCGACGCGCCGGCGCATCCTCCCCGTGGCGCGCGACGGCTTCGCGGCGGAGATGGCGGTGGACGAGGGCGTGGTCACCGCGGGCGAGCGCACCGAGCCCTTCTGCGAGATCGAGCTGGAGCTCACCCGCGGCGCGGCGGGCGCGCTCTTCCGCTTCGCACGCGCGATCGCCGAGGCGGTGCCGGCGCGCCTGGGCTTCCGCACCAAGTCCGAGCGCGGCTACGCGCTGGCGGCGGGCGAAGGACCGCAGGTCGTCAAGAAGATCGAGGTTTCGCTCGACCCGGCCATGCCGACGGGCGCCGCCTTCCAGGCGATCGCGCGCGCCTGCCTGGCGCAGCTCGTCGCGAACGAGGCGGCGCTGCGCGACCTGCGCGCGCCGGGGGCCGTGCACCAGTCCCGCGTCGCGCTCAGGCGGCTGCGCGCGGCGATCGCGCTGTTCAAGGGCGTCGTCGAGGACGACCGCAGACGGGCGGTCTCGGCGGAGCTGAAATGGATGGCGAACGCGCTCGGCGCGGCGCGCGACCTCGACGTCTACGTCGCCACCGTGATCGAGCCCCTGCGCGCCGCGCACCCCGACGACGCGGACATCGCCCGCGTCGCGGAGGCCTTCGCCGCGCGGCGCGACGCCGCCTACGCCGCCGCGCTCGAGGCCTCGACGGGCGCGCGCTACCGGCTGATGCTGATCGACACCGCGGCCTGGGTCGAGGCCGGCGACTGGCTCTGCGGCGAGCGCGCCGTCCGCGACGCGCCGGTGGAGGCCTACGCCGCGCGCCTGCTGACGAAGCGCTCGAAGCGCATCCGCAAGGAGGGCGCAGCGATCGCGACGCTGGAACCCGAGGCGCGCCACGAGCTGCGCATCGCGGTGAAGAAGCTGCGCTACGCGGTGGAGTTCTTCGAGAGCGCCTTCACGCGGCCCCGCGCCGACGACGAGAGCGGAAAGCGGGCCCGCAAGGCGGGCAAGCGCCACGCGACGGCCCTCGGGGCGCTCGAGGCGCTGCAGGAGGATCTCGGCGCGTTGAACGACATCGCGGTGGGGGAGACGATGGCGGCTGGATTCGCCGATCCCGATCCGGCGCTCGCGCGCGGTCTCGCGAAGCTCGCCCGCCCGGACGCGGAGGAGGCCGCCGCGGCGCATCTCGCCGCCGCGCGCAAGGCCTACAAGCGCTTCGCCGCGGCAAAGCCGTTCTGGGGGTGACGGCGCGGGCGCGCTGCGATGTCATCGCGGCGCCCGCGCGTGCGGCTCACATGCCGCACTCTTCCTTGGCGCGGTTCATCGCCGCGGTGAAGCCGGAGAGGGAATAGACGTCCGTCGTGTCGTTGCCGCGAGCCGAGCGGACCTTCAGCTCGAAGCTGCGGCCGCGCACGAAGCCCGCCACGACGTCGTCCTCCTGCGCTGGGTCCTGGACCCAGGCGTTCTCGCCGCGCGTGACGAAGTTGAACGTCGTCCCGTCGATCTCGCCGGTCGCGGTCTGGTTCTCCTCGGTGGGGAAGCCCATCACCGCGGCGACCTCGTTGGAGACGTTCTCCGAAGGGCGGAACGAGACGAAGAGATAGCCGGGATCGCGCCTGAGGCTCTCCGGCAGCCGGCGCTGCGGCTGCGACAGCGCGTAGCACAGCTTGGAGCCGCTCGCCTCGGTCGTGTAGGCGGCCCAGTCGCCGAAGGTGCCGAGCTGCGTCGCCTGCGCCTGCTGCGCCTGCGCGGGAGCGGAGGCGGCGACGGTGGCGACCGCGCAAGCGCCGAGGAGGGCGAGCGTGGGCGCGAGGCGGCGGGTCGATCGGGTCTGCTTCATGAGGCTTACCTTGAATCGCGGGGTTTCGTCGCCTTCCGGCGGGCTCGGCTTTCGCAGAGCACTAGATTGGCCAGAAATGGGCAAAAATACGTTAACCTTGCCTGAACGCCGAGAAACCGCCTTCGGCGGATTGCCGGACGCGTCAGGACGCCTTAACACTGTGCGGCGTGAGGCGTTCGCGGCCTGCGTCGCGCGCCGCAGACGGCGACGCGGGCCGCGAGGCCCTGATCGAGCGAGACGGCGGCCGTGCCGCCGGGAAGGATCGAGGATCGTTTTGCTCTCCCCGAGCGAGCACGCGGCGCTCGTCGCCGCCGTCGCGCAGGAGCGGGATCGGGAGGCGTTCGCCCGCCTGTTCGACCATTTCGCCCCGCGGCTGACGGCCTATCTCATGCGCCAGGGCGCCGAGGCGGCCGTGGCCGAGGAGATCGTGCAGGACGCCATGGTGACCCTGTGGCGCAAGGCGGCCCTGTTCGACCCCGCGAAATCCTCGCTCACCACCTGGCTCTACCGAATCGCCCGCAACCGCCGCATCGACCTGATGCGCCGCGATCGGGACACGCCGGTCGAGCCGGAGAACCCGGTCTTCGACGTCGCGGACACGACCGATCTCGAGGGCGAGCTCGACGCGACCCAGCGCGAGGCCGCCGTCCGCGCGGCCATGAAGAGCCTGCCCGAGGAGCAGCGCAGCCTCGTCGTGCTGGCCTTTTTCGACGGGCTCTCCCATTCCGACATCGCCGAGCGCACCGGCCTGCCGCTGGGCACCGTGAAGTCCCGCATCCGCCTCGCCTTCACCCGGCTCAGGCGGACGCTCGAGAGCGACGGGGTGGTCGAGGCGCGCTAGGAGGGCTCCCGCGATGAAGGCGATCCTGTGCGAGCGGCTGGGGCCGCCCGAGAGCCTCGTCCTCGCCGATGTGCCGGTTCCCGAGCCCGGGCCGGGCGAGGCGCTGGTGCGGGTTCGCGCGGCGGCGCTGAACTTCTTCGACACGTTGATCATCGAGGGCAGGTACCAGTTCGCGCCCGACCTGCCGTTCTCGCCCGCGGGCGAGCTCTGCGGCGAGATCGCCGGGCTCGGCCCGGGCGTCTCCGGCTGGCGGGAGGGCCAGCGCGTCCTCGCCTATCTCGGCTGGGGCGCGGCGCGGGACTACGTCGTGGTCCCCGCCGAACGCCTCGTCGCCGTGCCGGACGCCCTCGAGGACGCCCGCGCGGCGGGCCTGAGCGTCACCTACGGCACCACCCTCCACGCGCTGATCGATCGCGCCGCCATCCGACCGGGCGAGACGCTCGCGGTGCTGGGCGCCGCCGGCGGGACCGGGCTCGCGGCGGTGGAGCTCGGCAAGGCGCTCGGCGCGCGGGTGATCGCCTGCGCCTCCTCCGGCGAGAAGCTGGCGCTCGCCCGCGAGAGCGGCGCCGACGAGACCGTGAACTACGCCGAGGAGGACCTGAAGCAGCGCCTGAAGGCGCTGACCGGCGGGCGCGGCGTCGACGTCGTCTACGATCCCGTGGGCGGAGACCTCGCCGAGCAGGCGCTGCGGGCGACGGCCTGGGAGGGGCGCTTCCTCGTCGTCGGCTTCGCCGGCGGGGCGATCCCGAAGATCCCGCTCAACCTCGTCCTGCTGAAAGGCTGCGACCTGCGCGGCGTGTTCTGGGGCGCGTTCCTCGAGCGCGAGCCCGCGCGGCACGCGGCGAACATGGAGCGGCTCGTCGCCTGGGCCGTCGACGGCACGGTGAAGGCGCGGGTCGACGCAGCCTATCCGCTCGCGCAGACGCCCGCCGCGCTGGGGCGGCTCGCCCGGCGCGAGGCGAAGGGCAAGCTCGTCGTCACGCCGTGAAGGCGCGATCGAGCGCCGCCTCGACCATGTCCGCCGGCACGACGTGACCGCCCGCGAAGTCCCGCCAGTCGACGTCGTAGCCGTCGCGCGCGAGCCGCTGCGCCACCCGGCGGCCGCAGCGGTCGATCGGCAGGACCCGGTCGTCCCGGCCGTGGCAGACGAAGATTCGCGGGTGCGGGCGCCCCGGCGTCGGCGCGACGAAGCCCGGCGAGAAGGCGATCAGGTCGGCGAACAGTGCGGGGTTCGCGAGGCCGAGGGAGAGCGCGTACGAGGCGCCGTCGGAGAAGCCCGCGAGCGCCATCCGGACGGGGTCGATCCGCAGGCGGTCGAACGTCGCGGCGAGGGCCTCGTCGATACGGGCGACGTCGGGGCCGTAGTCGCGCTGCAACAGGTCCCAGGTCGCGCCCTCCGATTCGGGGCAGAGCACGACGACACCGCGGCGGGAGGCCGCCTCGCTCACCATCGGCAGCACGTCCATGGCGCCGGCCCCCGCGCCGTGGAGCATGAGGAGCAGCCCGGCCGGACGCGCCGGGTCGCGGGTGCCGGGCACGAAGAGGAGGCCGTCGCGCAGCCCGGCCTGACGCAAGCCGTGCGTACCCGGCGCGATCACCGCGCCCTCGGGCGCGCCCGGGCGGGCCGAGAGCAGCCCGCGGCGATGCAGGGCGGTGACGGCCATCGGCGTCTCCTCGACGGTCCCTCGCGCGTTCGGTCGGATATCGGGGAGGCAAGGCGGTGAGGGAAAACGGGTTCCAGGCGCCGCCCGATCAGGCGGAGGCGATCGGCCGGATCGTCGGCTCGGGCGGGCGCGTCCTCGTGCTCGGGCCGGTCGACGTCGGCAAGAGCGCCTTCTGCCGCCTGCTCCTCGAAGCCGGCGCCCAGGCCGGCCGGCGCGTCGCGCTCGTCGATGCCGATCCCGGCCAGAAGACCGTCGGTCCGCCGGCCGCGGTGACCCTCGCCCGCGGCCCGGACCTGCGTCTCGCCGGCCTCGCCTTCGTCGGCGCGGTCGACGTGCTGCGCGCGCCCGCGCGCGTGGCGCGGGGCGTGGAGGCCGCCCTCGCGCGTCTGGCGGGCGAGGGCGGAGCCGATCTCGCGGCGATCAATTCCGCGGGTCTCGTGACGCGCCCCGGCCACGGCCTGATCCGCGCGCTGATCGCGGCGGCGCGCCCGGACGCGATCGTGGCGATCGGCGGCGGCGAGGCGCTCGCGCCGGCGCTGGCGGGCGCGCGCGCACCGATCCTCGCCCTCGATCCCTCCCCGCGGGCGCGCCGCAAAAGCGCCGGCGCCCGCGCACGCGCCCGCCGGGAGGCGTTCGCCGCGTATTTCGCCGAGGCGGAGATCCGGCGGCTGCGTCTCGACGCCGCGGCGCGCGCGGCTCTCGCGGACGCCCCGGACGGGCTGCTGCTCGGCCTGTGCCCGATCGAGCCCTGCGGCGACGCGCTCGCCCTTCTGGCCGGACGCGACGGCGAGGAGGCGCTTCTCCTTGCTCCGCAGGAGGTTCCACGCGCGCCCTCCACGGACGCGCCCCTTCCCGCGCGAATCGTGCCGGGCTTCGTCACCCTCGACCCGGACTGGCGCGCCGCGCCTCTGCCGGCGCCGGAACCCTGAATCGCGGCGGACGGCGCATACGTCGAATTGACGAAAATTAGTAATTTCGAAAGGGGCATGGCGAAACCATGCGCACACGGCCGCCGCGCGACCGCCCGAGCGGCGGCGCCAGCGAGAACGGCCGACAGGAAGAGGCGCCCCAGACGCGCGGGGGCGGCCGGGAACGCCGAACGGCGCCGGCCGGAAATCGAACGGAATCGGCGACGAGCCGACGAGGAGATTTCGGTGTATCACGACGCATTCTCCCCATCGGTGGATCGCGTCGGGCCAGCCGGCTGCGCCGCCTGCGCCGCCGCGCCCCGACGCGACTTCGCCATATCGATGGCCTTCCAGCCCATCGTCGACGTCGAGACGGCCCGGCCCTACGCCTACGAGGCGCTGGTGCGCGACCGCGACGGCGCGGGCGGCGCGGCGCGCGTCCTCTCGCGGGTCGAGCCGGAGGCGCGTTACGCCTTCGACCAGGCCTGCCGGGTGCGCGCCGTGACGCTCGCCGCCGCGCTCGGCCTCGCCGAGACGGGCGCTCTGCTGTCCATCAACTTCCTGCCGAACGCCGTCTACGAGCCGCGGACCTGCATACGCCGCACGCTCGCGGCCGCACGGCGCGTCGGCTTTCCTCTCGACCGGCTGATGTTCGAGGTCAGCGAGAGCGAACGCGTCGCCGACGACGACCACCTCGCCCACATCGTCGCCTCCTATCGCGAGATGGGGTTCGTGACGGCCATCGACGATTTCGGCGCCGGGCATTCCGGCCTCGCGCTGCTGGCGCGCTTTCGACCCGACGTGATCAAGCTCGACATGGCGCTCGTCCGCGACATCGACGCGGACCCGGCGCGGCGGACGATCGTGCGTGCCATGGTCGGCATGACCCGCGAGCTCGGGGTGCGCCTCGTCGCGGAGGGGATCGAGACCCGCGCCGAGAGCGAGGCCCTCGCCCGGCTCGGCGTGCGCCTGCAGCAGGGCTACCGCTTCGCCAGGCCCGCCTTCGAGGCGCTGCCCCGGATCGACTCCTGAACCTCCAATCCCGAACTCAACCAGACGCACAGGGAGCGACCTTCGATGACCTCCTGGTTCGACGGACTGTCCATCCGCGCCAAGATCGCGCTCGGCTTCACGCTCGTGCTCCTGGCCTTCGCCGGGGTCGCCGGCAAGACGACGCTCTCGCTCCTCGATGCGAGCCGCTCGTTCCAAGACTACCGAGAGGTGACGCGCGTCGCCGCCGCGCTCGCCGACATGAACGCCCAGAAATACGGCTCGCGGGTGGCGGCGGAGAGCTATCTCCTGACCGGCGACGTCAGCCATCTGCGCCTCGCCGAGGAGCGGTTCGGCAACACGATCGCCGCCTACGACAAGGCGCGCGCGGTGGTCGCCTCGCCGGACCTCGCGGCGATGCTCGAAGGTCTGCGCCCGGAGGTCGACGCCTACCAGAACCATTTCGTGGACGTCCGCGAGACCGCCCGCGGCGAGACGCCCGAATACGAGCGCCTGCGCGATCTGGGGCGCGCGGCGCTCGAGCGCATCTCCGCCGTCGACGCCGCGCTCGGCGAGCGCCGCGCCGCCGTCGGCCCGGTGATCGAGGCCACGATCGATGGCGCCGCCGAGCTCGCCGTCTGGGTCACCGGCGTCGCGCTGGCGATCGGGGCGGTGATCGCCTTCGTGCTCGGGCGCGCCATCGTGCGGCCGCTCGCCGGGATCACGGCGGCGATGGAGCGTGTCTCCGTCGGGAATCTCGAAGGCGAGGTGCCGTATCGGGAGCGCCGGGACGAGATCGGCGCCATGGCCGGCGCACTCGGCGTCTTCAAGGACGCGCTCGCGCAGAACCGCACCCTGGAGGCGGCGGCGAGAGCCCGCGAGGCGGAGGCGCAAGCCGCGCGCAAGCAGGAGCTCGAGGCCATCGCCGACGGCTTCGAGGAGAAGGTCGGGGCGCTCGTGCGCCAGCTCTCCGCCGCCGCGGGCGAGCTCGAGACGACGGCGGGCACGATGTCGGCGACCGCCGAGGAGACGAGCCGCCAGTCGAGCCTCGTCGCGGCCTCGGCCCAGCAGACGTCGGCCAACGTCCAGACCGTCGCCGTCGCCACCGAGGAGCTCGCCGCCTCCGCCCGCGAGATCGGCGGGCAGGTCGACACCTCCGCCGAGATCGCCCGGCGCGCCGTGGCCGACACGGAGCGCACCGACGCGACCGTGCGCGCGCTCGCCGAGAACGCCGAGCGCATCGGCGCCGTGGTCCAGCTGATCGGCGAGATCGCGAGCCAGACCAACCTGCTCGCGCTCAACGCCACCATCGAGGCCGCGCGGGCGGGCGAGGCCGGCAAGGGCTTCGCCGTCGTCGCCGCGGAGGTGAAGACGCTCGCCGACCAGACGGCGAAGGCGACCGAGGAGATCGGCGCGCGCATCGCCGCCATCCAGTCGGACACCCGCGGCGCCGTCGAGGCCATCGCCGCGATCGGGACCGTGATCGGCAAGGTGAGCGACATCGCCACGCAGATCGCCTCCGCGGTGGACGAGCAGCAGACGGCGACCCAGGAGATCGCCCGCAACGTCTCGCAGGCCGCGTCCGGCACCGAGGACGTCACCGGCACGATCGGCAGCGTCCAGGGGGCCGCCGGCGAGACGGGCTCCGCCGCGGCGCAGGTGCAGACCGCCGCGAGCGAGCTCGCGCGCGGCGCGCAGGAACTCTCCCGCGAGATGGAGGCCTTCCTGGCCCACGTGCGCGCGGCGTGAGGGCGCCGGCCTGGGCCGGGCGGCTCAGGCCATCGCCTCCTCCAGCAGGAGCGCCTCCGCCTCCGCCAGCACCTCGTCCGCGCCCTCGCCGTAGACGCTCTCGCGGCCGATCTCGAGCATCACCGAGATCGCGAGCGGCGAGACCCGCGGCAGCGGCTGGTGCGTGATCCGGCCCTCGATGCGGGCGAGGAGGTCGGCGAGGCGCTTGAGGTCGAGGAGGCCCGTCGCCGCGTCGGCGCGGGCGGCGCGCAGCAGGATGTGGTCCGGCTCGTGCCGACGCAGGACGTCGTAGACGAGGTCCGTCGAGACCGTGACCTGCCGCTGCGTCTTCTTCTGGCCGGGATAATTGCGCTCGATCAGCCCGGCGACGACCGCGCAATAGCGGAAGGTGCGCTTCATCAGGGCCGATTCCTCGAGCCATTCCTCGAGGTCGTCGCCGAGCATGTCCTGCGAGAACAGCTCGGCGAGGAAGCCGGGCTCCTTCGCCTCCCGCAGCGACAGGTCCCGCAGGCCCCAGACGCACAGGCCGTAATCGTTGCACACGAAGCCGAGCGGCTTCATCCGGGCGCGCTCCAGCCGGCGGGTCAGCAGCATGCCGAGCGTCTGGTGCGCGAGGCGCCCCTCGAAGGGATAGGCGACGAGATAGAAGCGCCCCCCCCGCGGGAAGGTCTCGACGAGGAGCCCCTCGCGCTGCGGCAGCAGCGAGCGCTCGGCCTGCGCGTCCAGCAGTTCCACGAGCTGCGCGGGCAGCCGCTCCCAGGCGTCGCGGTCGGCGAGGAAGCCGCGCACGCGCTCGGCCAGGAAGGTGGAGAGCGGGAACTTGCCGCCGGCATAGGAGGGGATCTTCGGGTCCGTCCCCGCCGGCGCGCGGGAGACGAGGGCCGCGTCCTCGGTCAGGCCGTGGAAGGTGAGCACCTCGCCAGCGAAGAGAAAGGTGTCGCCGGGCGAGAGCGTCTCGGCGAAATACTCCTCCACCTCGCCGAGGATCCGCCCGCCACGGCCCGCGGGACGGCCCGGCGCGGCGGGGCGGCCGAGGCGCACCTTCACCATCGTCGCCTCGACGATGGTGCCGACGTTCATCCGGTATTGCTGCGCCACGAACCGGTCCCGCACCCGCCAGAGCCCGTCGGCGCCGCGCACGATCTTGGCGAAGCGCTCGTAGGCCTTCAGCGCGTAGCCGCCGGTCGAGACGAAGGAGAGCGCCTTGTCGAAGGTCTCCCGGTCGAGCCCGCGATAGGGCGCGGCGCTCTTGACTTCGGCGAAGAGCGCATCCGCGTCGAAGGGCTCGGCGCAGGCCATGCCGAGCACGTGCTGGGCGAGCACGTCGAGGGCGCCGGGATGCGGGTCCGGCGTGTCCTGCGCGGCTTCCTCCACCGCGTCGAGCGCGGCGCGGCATTCCAGGATCTCGAAGCGGTTGGCCGGCACGAGATAGGCGCGCGAGGGCTCGTCGAGCCGGTGGTTGGCGCGCCCGATACGCTGGATGATCCGGCTCGCGCCCTTCGGGGCGCCCACGTTGATCACGAGGTCGACGTCGCCCCAGTCGATGCCGAGATCGAGGGTGGAGGTGCACACCACCGCCTTCAGCTTCCCCGCCGCCATCGCCGCCTCGACCCGGCGGCGCTGCTCGACGTCGAGCGAGCCGTGGTGGAGGGCGATGGGCAGCGCCGCCTCGTTCAGCCGCCACAACGCCTGAAAGACGTATTCCGCCTGCATGCGCGTGTTGACGAAGACGAGGGAGGTCCCGTGCGCCTCGATCAGCCGGTAGATCTCCGGCATCGCCGCCGCGGCGGTGTGGCCGGCGGCGGGCAGGCGCGGGCCCTCCAGCATGCGGATGTCCGGCCGCGCCCCGCCTTCGGCCGTGACGAGAGCCGCCGGGCGGGTCTCGTCCGGGCCGAGGTAGCGCGCCAGCGCCTGCGGATCGCGCACCGTGGCCGAGAGCCCCACCGCCGTCGCCTGCGGCGCCAGCGCGAAGAGCCGCGCGAGCCCCAGCGAGAGCAGGTCGCCGCGCTTCGAGGTGACGAGCGCGTGCAACTCGTCGAGCACGATCCGCCGCAGCCCGGAGAAGAAGTCCCGCGCGTCGGGATGGGCGAGGAGCAGCGCCAGCTGCTCGGGCGTGGTGAGCAGGATGTCCGGCGGGCGCTCGATCTGGCGGGCGCGCTTGTGGGAGGGCGTGTCGCCGGTACGGGTCTCGATGGCGAGGCCGAGCCCCATCTCGGCCGCCGGGATCTCGACGTTGCGGGCGACGTCGACGGCGAGCGCCTTGAGCGGCGAGACGTAGAGCGTGTGCAGGCGCTTGCGGTTGGCGCGCGCGTGTCGCGCCGTGGAGAGCTCGACGAGCGAGGGCAGGAAGCCCGCGAGCGTCTTGCCCGCGCCGGTGGGCGCGACGAGCAGCGCCGAGCGCCCCTCCTCCGCCACCCGCAGCAATTCCAGCTGATGATCGCGCGGCGACCAGCCCCGCCCGGCGAACCAGGCGGCGAAGGTCTCGGGGAGCGGGGTTGCGGGAGCGGCGGGCACGGGGGAAATATGGGGCGCCGCCGACGCGCCCGCCATCCCGCGGCCGCGACGTCGCGCCGTATACGCCGAGGAGCCTCTTCGATGACCGACCCCGCCCACGACCTCGACGGCCTCCTCGTCGTCTCCCTCGAGCAGGCGGTCGCCGCGCCCTACGCCTCGGGGCGGCTCGCGGATGCGGGGGCGCGGGTGATCAAGATCGAGCGGCCGGAGGGCGACTTCGCCCGCCGCTACGATTCCGACGTGAACGGCGAGAGCGCCTATTTCGTCTGGCTCAACCGCGGCAAGGAATCGATCGCGCTCGACCTGCGCCGGGACGACGAGCGCGCGCTGCTGCGCCGCATGGTCGGGCGGGCCGACGTCTTCATCCAGAACCTCGCGCCCGGCAAGGCGGCGGGGCTCGGCGTCGACCCCGCGCGGCTCGTCGCCGAGCACCCGCGCCTCGTCGCCTGCTCCATCTCGGGCTACGGCGAAGAGGGGCCCTATCGCGACCTGAAGGCCTACGATCTGCTGGTCCAGGCGGAGAGCGGGCTCTCGGCGATCACCGGCACGCCCGAGGGCATGGCCCGCGTGGGCGTCTCGGTCTGCGACATCGCGGCGGGCATGACCGCCTTCCAGGGCATCCTGCAGGCGCTGATCGGGCGGGAAATCACCGGGCGCGGGCGGCACGTCCAGGTCTCGCTGTTCCATGCGCTGGCGGACTGGATGAACGTTCCCTACCTGCAATACGTCCATGGCGGGCGCACGGCGAAGCGGATGGGGCTGAACCACCCCTCGATCGCGCCCTACGGCGACTATTCGTGCGCCGACGGCAGGTCCGTCCTGTTCTCGATCCAGAACGAGACGGAATGGGAGGCGTTCTGCGCCCGCGTGCTGGAGCGCCCGGCGATCGGGACCGACCCGCGCTTCGCCGCCAACGGGAAGCGGGTCGAGAACCGCGCCGCCCTCGATGCGGTCATCGCCGAGGTCTTCGGCGCGCTCGATCGCGAGGCCGTGATCCGACGGCTCGAGGCTGCGCGCATCGCCTATGGCCGGGTGAGCAGCCTCGACGACCTCGCCCGCCACCCGCAGCTGCGCACGGCGCCCGTCGAGACCCCCGCCGGACCGGTCGAGATCCTCGCTCCCGGCGCCCTCGCGAACGGGGTGTCGGCGCGCCTGCGTCCGGTCCCCGCCCTCGATGCGCACGGCGCCGCGCTCCGGGCGGAGTTCGCGCCGGATTGAGGACGCGCGAAGCGAAGCGCGAGTGACGCGGATCAGCCCGCCGGGCCCTGCTGCTCGATCGCCTCGAGCGCGCGCACGGCGAAGCGCTCGGCCAGCGGCCACAGCGTCGCGGCTTCGGCGGACGCCGCACTGCCCGCCCGCGCACGGTCGGCGATGCCGACGAAGATCACCGCGAACCGGAACAGGGCGAAGGCGACGTGGAACGGCCGGAGCGGCGCCGTCGGGACGGCGTGGGCGTCGTACTCCGCCAGGAACGCCTCCCGCTCCGGGATGCCGCGGGCGCGCCAATCCGTGCCGAGAATGCCGCCGTACTCGTCCGGCGCGCTGTGCCAGGGCATGACGCAGAACCCGAGATCGGCGAGCGGATGGCCGAGCGTCGCGAGCTCCCAGTCGAGCACGGCGATCACCCGCGGCTCGGTCGGGTGAATCATCAGGTTTCCGATGCGGAAGTCGCCGTGCGCGATCGAGACGGCGCCGTCGTCCGGCGGCATGTTGGCCGGAAGCCATTCCACCAGCCGGTCGAGCGCCGGGATGCGGGGGCTCGGCGAGGCCCGGTACTGCTTGGTCCAGCGTCCGATCTGGCGCTCGAAATAGTTGCCGGGCCGACCGAAATCGGAGAGCCCCACGGCGTCGGGCCGCACGGCGTGCAGGCGCGCCAGCGTGCGCGCCATGTCGAGATAGATCTCGCGCC comes from Salinarimonas sp. and encodes:
- a CDS encoding CaiB/BaiF CoA-transferase family protein, producing the protein MTDPAHDLDGLLVVSLEQAVAAPYASGRLADAGARVIKIERPEGDFARRYDSDVNGESAYFVWLNRGKESIALDLRRDDERALLRRMVGRADVFIQNLAPGKAAGLGVDPARLVAEHPRLVACSISGYGEEGPYRDLKAYDLLVQAESGLSAITGTPEGMARVGVSVCDIAAGMTAFQGILQALIGREITGRGRHVQVSLFHALADWMNVPYLQYVHGGRTAKRMGLNHPSIAPYGDYSCADGRSVLFSIQNETEWEAFCARVLERPAIGTDPRFAANGKRVENRAALDAVIAEVFGALDREAVIRRLEAARIAYGRVSSLDDLARHPQLRTAPVETPAGPVEILAPGALANGVSARLRPVPALDAHGAALRAEFAPD
- a CDS encoding methyl-accepting chemotaxis protein — translated: MTSWFDGLSIRAKIALGFTLVLLAFAGVAGKTTLSLLDASRSFQDYREVTRVAAALADMNAQKYGSRVAAESYLLTGDVSHLRLAEERFGNTIAAYDKARAVVASPDLAAMLEGLRPEVDAYQNHFVDVRETARGETPEYERLRDLGRAALERISAVDAALGERRAAVGPVIEATIDGAAELAVWVTGVALAIGAVIAFVLGRAIVRPLAGITAAMERVSVGNLEGEVPYRERRDEIGAMAGALGVFKDALAQNRTLEAAARAREAEAQAARKQELEAIADGFEEKVGALVRQLSAAAGELETTAGTMSATAEETSRQSSLVAASAQQTSANVQTVAVATEELAASAREIGGQVDTSAEIARRAVADTERTDATVRALAENAERIGAVVQLIGEIASQTNLLALNATIEAARAGEAGKGFAVVAAEVKTLADQTAKATEEIGARIAAIQSDTRGAVEAIAAIGTVIGKVSDIATQIASAVDEQQTATQEIARNVSQAASGTEDVTGTIGSVQGAAGETGSAAAQVQTAASELARGAQELSREMEAFLAHVRAA
- a CDS encoding ligase-associated DNA damage response DEXH box helicase, which produces MAGASAAPHISPVPAAPATPLPETFAAWFAGRGWSPRDHQLELLRVAEEGRSALLVAPTGAGKTLAGFLPSLVELSTARHARANRKRLHTLYVSPLKALAVDVARNVEIPAAEMGLGLAIETRTGDTPSHKRARQIERPPDILLTTPEQLALLLAHPDARDFFSGLRRIVLDELHALVTSKRGDLLSLGLARLFALAPQATAVGLSATVRDPQALARYLGPDETRPAALVTAEGGARPDIRMLEGPRLPAAGHTAAAAMPEIYRLIEAHGTSLVFVNTRMQAEYVFQALWRLNEAALPIALHHGSLDVEQRRRVEAAMAAGKLKAVVCTSTLDLGIDWGDVDLVINVGAPKGASRIIQRIGRANHRLDEPSRAYLVPANRFEILECRAALDAVEEAAQDTPDPHPGALDVLAQHVLGMACAEPFDADALFAEVKSAAPYRGLDRETFDKALSFVSTGGYALKAYERFAKIVRGADGLWRVRDRFVAQQYRMNVGTIVEATMVKVRLGRPAAPGRPAGRGGRILGEVEEYFAETLSPGDTFLFAGEVLTFHGLTEDAALVSRAPAGTDPKIPSYAGGKFPLSTFLAERVRGFLADRDAWERLPAQLVELLDAQAERSLLPQREGLLVETFPRGGRFYLVAYPFEGRLAHQTLGMLLTRRLERARMKPLGFVCNDYGLCVWGLRDLSLREAKEPGFLAELFSQDMLGDDLEEWLEESALMKRTFRYCAVVAGLIERNYPGQKKTQRQVTVSTDLVYDVLRRHEPDHILLRAARADAATGLLDLKRLADLLARIEGRITHQPLPRVSPLAISVMLEIGRESVYGEGADEVLAEAEALLLEEAMA
- a CDS encoding EAL domain-containing protein; translation: MYHDAFSPSVDRVGPAGCAACAAAPRRDFAISMAFQPIVDVETARPYAYEALVRDRDGAGGAARVLSRVEPEARYAFDQACRVRAVTLAAALGLAETGALLSINFLPNAVYEPRTCIRRTLAAARRVGFPLDRLMFEVSESERVADDDHLAHIVASYREMGFVTAIDDFGAGHSGLALLARFRPDVIKLDMALVRDIDADPARRTIVRAMVGMTRELGVRLVAEGIETRAESEALARLGVRLQQGYRFARPAFEALPRIDS